The nucleotide sequence TTCTACCGGATTTACAATTATCGACGATGGAAGGGGTGCATCCAAACCTAAAAATTTTTCTAAAAACACCGAtacatcaaaatattttaatctgTATTATAAGAAAAGGTCCTACCAACTATATCCGGTATGAAATCTTCGGGTAGCTTGCCTTCAATAGCTGGACTTAGGAATCCCCCTGTTGTCATTACCACGCTGCTCATTTCGCGGACAGAGCGACCAACATCCAAGTCAAAGGCATTCGACTGTAAAGTCATCACCGCACTAGGAGAGATAGAATCAATGTGTCCGGCGCCCAACTTATCGGCCgcactttttaaattaaactctGCTTTTGAGCAAAACTCTTGCTTTTCCGAAAATTCTTTTTGAACTTCGTTTGGAATTTCACGCAGTTCAGGGTCCTGCATTGGTGGCAAATACTCAAATATGTACACAGGTCGTGTTAGAGTTTCTGCGCTTCCAGGTTTAAGGAAGTTCATGTTTACAGATTTTCCGATGGGAAACTGCGGTACATCCCGGATAAATCCAACAGGTTCGACATTACCTATGTAGTCCAATAGTTCTTGAACGTTTATGCTGAGATTTTTTATACTGAGTCGCGCATCATTAAGGTTAGGCTCGATCCGATTTGctacataaataatataaatttatatcaactaatatatttttaagttaaatttttttttttgtttcctgtTTGGTTTTAACACGAGTTTTTTAAactcataaaaataaatctatgAAGCTTtacccaaaaaataaaacagaaaagaagagagaacgctatagtccaGTTCCTCGATATATTCCGTACTCAGATCGTAGAAGTGCGATGGGCGTGAGAAATTTTTTCGGATCTTAGCATGTGTCTTGGTAACTTTCTGAAACAATCTTGCTCGAAATATACATCTAGCTTAATCGTAACTTTTAAGATTTTATATTCCCCAATCGATACCGTTCATACGGAGGGACAGACTCACACTCAAACtcatggccagattgactcgACTTCTGATCCTTattgaacatacatatattcatgTATACTATATAAGGCTTCTTCCTTTAAAATGTCACATACTTTCATCGAATCGAGTATACCCATTTACTGTACAAGTACCGGCTATAACTACTTGGggtttgtaaatatttgataaCTGCTTGGTTTCGTTGGTTTACCACTTACCGTGCTCCATTTGTCCATGCATGTCTCTCGCGAACTCCTGTACAAACTTCTGCAATATGTCCTGCAACAATTCCAAGGGTGCACTAAGAGTGCAGCTGTAACCAATAGTTTGCGTTATTTGCGCAACGACGACAAGAGCCAAATCTGAAGCGTATCTGTCTGCCATTATTTTCTTTCATGAGCTACCCTTTTTCCTGAATGCTGGGAATGCTGTGAATATATTCCACGTACTTCCACTTGCTATACGAATTTATTCACTTGGTGTCTACACCTCATATAATTATGAACTACAAATTATTGATGTATCGATATGGTCTGTGGTGgcacaaagaaaaatatatcgatatttgggaattgcacttaatttataataaaaaatttattagaTACGTTATTACATAAACAGACTACAGAATAATTGAAACGTTGTGTTTGTACTATTTCTTAAAACAGATATTAACGGATGGAAATGTAGtaaaagtttgtttaattAGTGTTGTCATCcgtaaaaatgtttaagtctTCCttaaaaaacaccaaaaaattttaaatggaattcaaaattttttattgGGCAAGAAAAGTGTTGCCCAAAACATTTCTTCATGCCTTTCACATATTCGTTCTTTAAGTATTTTGAAAATAGGCCAAAAAAGCCTTATATCCCCTCAAAATAAACTTGGTTAACTATTCCcaaacataaatattgcaaGAAACTTAGTGGAAAAAGGGTATAATGTGTAAAGATTTACAACTATTGAGTACTCTCTGGAGCTATCTTCGATCACTTGACAAGCAAATAAGTTtcttaatataatatattggGTTGGGTATTGTTTccgatgttgttgttgtagtcgAGTTTTCAAATAAAGAAGCTGAGTAAGAAGCTTGTGAACATACCTGTGTCCGTTTATCTCCTTTAAAGCAAAAATCCTTTCAACTTTTCAGACAATTGTTAAAATACTCCTTCCACATAGCGCTTGATGACGCGTTCACTCTCTTTTTTAATCCAATCAAAATTTAGAAATGCAACCATTGAACTCGAGCATTGATaaagcaaaacatttttttgtagaGAGCGGGATCTTAGGATCCGTTAACTTTAAAGATTCGCATGACCTGATTCGGAAAACGTCTACCATTCACATAGACGCAACTCTTAAGAATAAGGTATGTAAGAAAGACTTCTTTAGTTTCCAACGAATACACGTGTGCACAATAATAGGTGAATAGTATTTCTTGCTTACTACGACAAAAGATTTCTAAGGCAGGCCATTCACATTTTATGTCCTTCACTTGCAGAGTAACTGgcaacatatgtacatatgtccgtctgtctatCCATATGATTGCTGTGTTCTCGGAAACTATCAGAACTAGCGAGTTGAGATTAGGTGTGGATATTTTAGTGACCAtgtgaaaatttgttttagaACATTGCCATGCCCGCTTTAATGCCCACATACCGCCCAATATCAGTTATATAAAATCGatcaacaaatacaaatatcaCGTATTCCGTTTGTGGATTAAAGTCTTGAGTCACTGGTAATTTATACACAATTTctcattttgtatttcatgGTTTCGGCCATAAGCCATAACCATAAACGCCCATGTGTGGAAAATGTTTCTTTGCTTTGATAGGGGGGTGGTCATCCATATTGATTGCTAATTGCATTGTTTTATAACACtatattatttcatattaaaaaaaaaacgaacatGCATGATCCCTTGCACCTCTTATTGTATCCGAATGTTTATATGAATGCGTAGTAAgaacaaatttttgaaatacaGATACGTAAAACATCACTGGGTATGCGATCGAGGGTATTTAGCGAAAAAAGTCCATTGAACAGTTTTGACGATACCCTTATAAATCTTCAAaacgaaattttgaaaataagtGATTCTTTAGTCTATGGCGAGACTAAAATCATACTACTCCGTACCGAAATTGGCAAATTAAAGGTAAgaaattttattgcaattaaataaaccTTGGTTCTTTTGAtcacaatatttttttaattctttataTGCCGATATAAACTTTTAAacatgttttatttaaaaaaaaatatttttaaaatccattttgcaattaaatttttttaaataaaatttcgtG is from Drosophila yakuba strain Tai18E2 chromosome 4, Prin_Dyak_Tai18E2_2.1, whole genome shotgun sequence and encodes:
- the LOC26534912 gene encoding uncharacterized protein LOC26534912 is translated as MQPLNSSIDKAKHFFVESGILGSVNFKDSHDLIRKTSTIHIDATLKNKIRKTSLGMRSRVFSEKSPLNSFDDTLINLQNEILKISDSLVYGETKIILLRTEIGKLKQELQAIMNDQMNAFDYSDEMITKIIDSTPNLCLFCKPNSFIKGSPSFSSFNKNILKKK